In Shewanella psychrotolerans, the genomic stretch GGCCAAAACGCAGCGGTGATTGGAGCCGCCTTTAGATATTATGAAACAACTGAATTACCACTCTCTAGCCCTGAGTTTATTGCTGGTATCGGCTCAACCGATGAAAAAACGCTAAAAGTAGGTAAGTCCTCTGTCGCCAATAGCGTGTTATGCCACTCATCAATCAGTAACTGGTCAAAAGCATCAGGCTTTACCTTTAGTGAAAAAGGTGAGCGCTGCTACCGTTTGTCAGCCTCTATCGCTTACCACTTAGTTGAATTACTTAATCGTGCCTATGCGGGTGAAGATATTGCTGCTCTACCAGAATCGAAACCATCAAGCGAAGCGCAAACCTGTCAAAGCTGTCATGGCGCCGCCGACACAATGGGCAGCGCGGCCAGTGTTAAAACAGATATGGAATGCACCACTTGCCATACCGGACACTTTAACTAAGTAAGGAGCTAGTCATGAACGATAAATTAGTGACCAGCCTACTAGCAGCACTGCTGCTCTGTGGTGGATGTGGTAGTGATGACAATGACACCGAAATGCCACCTGTTGTTACACCACCGCCAGTAGCCGACAGCGTTGATGCCAATGAAGCATTGGCCATTAACCTTTCTCTGGCCGAATTTGATGGCGCGAGCGGAGCATTGAGTTTCACCCTAGAAGATGACGCCGCTTTGGCTATTACCAATGCTAAAGATTATAAAATCACCTATTTTGGCTTTCCTGAAGATGGTGTCACTTCCCGTAATGCAAAAGCATGGAAGCATTGGCATGTCACCCAAAGCTTTGAATGCGATAGCAGCGCTGGCGAATGTGAAGGCGTTTTAGTGGAGTCAGAGAAAGGCAGCTATCACTTTGAAGCGACTGGCCTAGATTGGGACCGAAATACCAGCGATGGCTCAGTCAAAAAATATAAAGTAGCCATTGAGATCAAAGGAGCGATGGCAAACAACGAGTTAGTATTACTTCCCTCAACCTAACCACTGCACGACTTTGAGGACTAATAGCCAATATATTAGTCCTCTTTTTTATAGAGGGTGAGTTACATCGAAATAACAGCAGAAACAACCTGTCGGTAATAGGCGCTGCCACTATACCATCACGAATTAATCGACTCTCAACCAATAGTAGGCACGAATCAGAATCAGATGCGAATCCAAACCTGTCACTTATTCCGCGGTATTCACGGTAGGCGTGTATTCTGACGTTTCATTCAGGCTGGGTGTCACCACCTCATA encodes the following:
- a CDS encoding cytochrome c3 family protein, translating into MTITRRQALTKIIGISTAAAGATLMGTSAFAGTDEQGNFHLALGDKLKYVPLDAMATAKLAYETGGGCMHQVFHSLVTMLANSSSADAAKFATIPTAIAAYGGAGIAGQGTVCGNMNATGMLVNFLDDINGQNAAVIGAAFRYYETTELPLSSPEFIAGIGSTDEKTLKVGKSSVANSVLCHSSISNWSKASGFTFSEKGERCYRLSASIAYHLVELLNRAYAGEDIAALPESKPSSEAQTCQSCHGAADTMGSAASVKTDMECTTCHTGHFN